The proteins below are encoded in one region of Sphingobium yanoikuyae:
- a CDS encoding TIGR00730 family Rossman fold protein, with protein sequence MKRLAVYCGSATPADLTYIDAARHVGRTLAQRGIGVVYGGGRLGLMGAVADAALEAGGEVIGVIPEALVGAEVAHRGCTELHVVQTMHQRKQLFTDLSDGFVTIPGGVGTMDELWEAISWAQLGYHNKPVGLLNVAGFYDQLIGFNRQMVEAGFIRPQHAGIMIHDDSIEGLLEQMAAYQPHETIFAMKAARL encoded by the coding sequence ATGAAAAGACTGGCTGTTTATTGTGGTTCGGCGACGCCGGCCGACCTCACCTATATCGACGCGGCGCGCCATGTCGGCCGCACCCTGGCACAGCGCGGAATCGGCGTCGTCTATGGCGGCGGGCGGCTGGGCCTGATGGGCGCGGTGGCGGATGCGGCGCTGGAGGCGGGCGGCGAGGTGATCGGCGTGATCCCCGAGGCGCTGGTCGGCGCCGAAGTCGCGCATCGCGGCTGCACCGAATTGCACGTTGTCCAGACCATGCACCAGCGCAAGCAGCTCTTCACCGACCTGTCGGACGGCTTCGTCACGATTCCGGGCGGCGTCGGCACGATGGACGAGCTGTGGGAGGCGATCAGCTGGGCGCAGCTGGGCTATCACAACAAGCCGGTCGGCCTGCTCAATGTCGCGGGCTTCTATGACCAGCTGATCGGCTTCAACCGGCAGATGGTGGAAGCCGGCTTCATCCGGCCGCAGCATGCCGGCATCATGATCCATGATGACAGCATCGAGGGGCTGCTGGAGCAGATGGCCGCCTATCAGCCGCATGAGACGATCTTCGCGATGAAGGCCGCACGGCTCTGA